The following proteins are co-located in the Candidatus Nitrotoga sp. AM1P genome:
- a CDS encoding branched-chain amino acid ABC transporter permease — MDTLLQQIINGFVQGSVYAMVALGYTMVYGILGLINFAHGEVVMVGAMVTMSVIQLLMSSGLPPLLILLISLIISIMVCMALGYSIERIAYRPLRKAPRLAPLITAIGVSIVLQNLAMMFWGREYHAFPSLLPNNSHMLSGAIITEVQILIVLVALGMMGGLLLLMHRTRLGRAMRAVAENPSAAVLMGVNINGVIAVTFMLGSALAAVAGIMVSANYGIVHYYMGSILGLKAFTAAVLGGIGNMRGAMVGGLLLGLIESLGAGYIGDLSGGFLGSHYQDVFAFFVLISVLVFRPSGLLGERVAERA; from the coding sequence TTGGACACATTACTACAACAGATCATCAACGGCTTCGTGCAAGGCAGCGTATATGCCATGGTTGCTTTGGGTTACACCATGGTGTACGGCATTCTTGGTCTTATTAATTTCGCACATGGCGAAGTGGTAATGGTAGGAGCAATGGTGACGATGTCAGTAATCCAGTTACTCATGAGTTCTGGCTTGCCGCCGCTGCTAATCTTACTGATCAGCCTAATAATTTCGATTATGGTATGCATGGCGTTAGGTTACAGCATCGAGCGCATCGCCTACCGTCCATTGCGCAAGGCCCCACGTCTAGCCCCGTTAATCACTGCGATTGGCGTGTCCATTGTGCTGCAAAATCTGGCGATGATGTTCTGGGGACGCGAATACCATGCTTTTCCGTCGTTACTGCCAAACAACTCACATATGCTGTCTGGTGCAATCATTACAGAAGTGCAGATTCTTATTGTATTAGTAGCGCTGGGAATGATGGGTGGCCTGCTGCTATTAATGCATCGCACCCGTCTGGGCCGCGCCATGCGCGCTGTAGCGGAAAATCCCAGCGCTGCCGTTCTGATGGGGGTGAATATTAACGGTGTGATTGCTGTTACTTTCATGCTGGGTTCCGCGCTGGCCGCAGTGGCAGGTATTATGGTCAGTGCGAATTACGGCATCGTACACTATTACATGGGTTCCATTCTGGGGCTCAAAGCATTCACTGCCGCTGTATTAGGCGGTATCGGCAACATGCGCGGGGCCATGGTGGGTGGTCTGCTACTGGGGTTAATTGAAAGTTTAGGAGCAGGTTATATTGGTGATCTCAGTGGTGGCTTTCTCGGTAGTCATTATCAAGATGTATTTGCCTTCTTTGTGCTGATTTCCGTACTGGTCTTCCGTCCATCAGGCTTATTAGGAGAGCGTGTTGCGGAACGTGCTTAA
- a CDS encoding branched-chain amino acid ABC transporter substrate-binding protein translates to MSHNQPSLLLALSIAILAACSESKTSTTSGTDELVVKIGAAAPLTGPQAHIGKDNENGTRMAIEDANTKGIMIGGRKARFELISEDDQADPKTATIVAQKLVDAKVNGVIGHLNSGTSIPASRIYSDNGIPQISPSATAVSYTAQGLKTAFRVMSNDGQQGKALGEFAAKTLNAKNIAVIDDRSAYGQGLADEFIKSVQANGAQIVAREYTTDKAVNFTAVLTSIKGKHPDLLFFGGMDPQGVPMAKQLKALGLNVKFVMGDGGYTPKLLNLAGDAANGVYASLPGVPLEQMPGGKDFSQRYEAKYKQPIQLYAPYCYDAVNVMITTMQKAASTDPAKYLPELAKITHSGVTANIAFDEKGDIRSGAVTIYQVQQGKWQPLQTMGGNTAISAH, encoded by the coding sequence ATGTCGCATAACCAGCCATCCCTGCTCCTCGCCTTGTCCATTGCCATCCTCGCAGCTTGCAGCGAATCAAAAACATCTACTACCAGCGGCACGGATGAACTAGTGGTGAAAATCGGTGCCGCTGCCCCTCTCACCGGGCCGCAAGCACATATCGGCAAGGACAATGAAAACGGTACACGCATGGCAATCGAGGATGCCAACACCAAGGGAATCATGATTGGCGGACGTAAGGCCCGTTTTGAACTAATCAGCGAGGATGACCAAGCGGATCCGAAAACTGCGACTATCGTGGCACAAAAGCTGGTAGATGCAAAAGTGAATGGCGTAATTGGCCATCTCAATTCCGGTACCTCTATTCCGGCTTCTAGAATCTACAGCGATAACGGCATCCCCCAGATTTCCCCTTCCGCAACAGCAGTAAGTTACACCGCCCAAGGCCTTAAGACTGCCTTCCGCGTGATGTCCAACGACGGGCAACAAGGCAAGGCACTGGGCGAATTCGCAGCAAAGACCCTGAATGCTAAAAACATCGCAGTTATAGACGATCGCTCTGCCTATGGCCAAGGACTGGCCGACGAATTCATCAAATCTGTACAAGCCAACGGTGCACAGATCGTAGCGCGTGAATACACCACTGACAAAGCGGTAAACTTTACTGCAGTGCTGACCTCCATCAAGGGCAAGCACCCCGATTTACTATTTTTTGGCGGCATGGATCCGCAAGGCGTACCGATGGCCAAACAGCTCAAAGCACTTGGTTTAAATGTTAAGTTTGTCATGGGTGACGGCGGTTACACGCCAAAACTACTAAATCTGGCTGGCGATGCCGCCAATGGAGTTTATGCTTCATTGCCCGGCGTGCCACTGGAACAAATGCCCGGCGGCAAAGACTTCTCCCAACGCTATGAAGCAAAATATAAACAACCCATTCAGCTGTATGCACCATATTGTTATGATGCGGTAAACGTGATGATCACCACGATGCAGAAAGCCGCTTCAACCGATCCAGCGAAATACCTGCCCGAACTCGCTAAGATTACTCATAGTGGCGTGACCGCGAACATCGCCTTCGACGAAAAGGGTGACATTAGGAGCGGCGCCGTGACAATATACCAAGTACAGCAAGGCAAGTGGCAGCCGCTGCAAACCATGGGCGGAAACACCGCAATATCCGCGCATTGA
- a CDS encoding c-type cytochrome, whose product MKSIIVSMVAAAGLMAAGSVLATTEMPELAKKSGCTACHKIDAKLIGPAWMDVAKKYKGVKEYSYSPTGSASADAKKMSLEEGLIMKISKGGSGNWGTVPMTPNAPAVKPENIKTLVHFVLDLAK is encoded by the coding sequence ATGAAATCTATCATCGTTAGCATGGTTGCAGCAGCAGGCCTGATGGCAGCAGGTAGTGTTTTAGCAACAACTGAGATGCCGGAATTGGCCAAGAAAAGCGGCTGTACTGCTTGCCACAAAATTGACGCAAAGTTAATCGGTCCAGCTTGGATGGATGTTGCCAAGAAGTATAAGGGCGTTAAAGAGTATTCTTATTCACCAACTGGCAGTGCGAGTGCCGACGCCAAGAAAATGTCCTTGGAAGAAGGTCTGATCATGAAAATATCCAAGGGTGGTAGTGGCAACTGGGGTACGGTACCAATGACTCCTAACGCTCCTGCTGTAAAGCCTGAAAACATCAAAACACTGGTTCATTTCGTACTTGATCTGGCCAAGTAA
- the lgt gene encoding prolipoprotein diacylglyceryl transferase yields the protein MLIHPQFDPVAMHIGPLTVHWYGLMYLLAFMLFLWLGKLRIRTLNRPGWDDKMMDDLLFYGILGVVLGGRLGEVLFYNPGYYVSRPLEILAVWQGGMSFHGGFLGVLVAMALFARQHKLPWLQLMDFIAPLVPLGLGAGRIGNFINAELWGRPTNVAWGMVFPNVDDLSRHPSQLYEFILEGLVLFALMWLYSRKPRPVGAVSGLFLLGYGSFRFFVEYTRNPDDGIFGLMSFGISMGQWLSLPMVIVGLVLMVKGQRKSATGK from the coding sequence ATGCTCATTCATCCCCAGTTTGATCCTGTGGCCATGCACATTGGCCCTCTTACAGTGCACTGGTACGGATTAATGTATTTACTTGCCTTTATGCTGTTTTTATGGCTGGGGAAATTGCGCATTCGCACTCTTAATCGTCCTGGATGGGATGATAAAATGATGGATGACCTACTGTTCTACGGCATTCTTGGCGTTGTGCTGGGTGGGAGGTTGGGCGAGGTGCTGTTTTACAACCCCGGTTACTATGTGTCTCGTCCGCTTGAAATTCTTGCGGTTTGGCAGGGTGGAATGTCATTCCATGGGGGGTTTCTAGGCGTCTTGGTGGCAATGGCACTTTTCGCGCGTCAGCACAAACTGCCCTGGTTGCAATTAATGGACTTTATAGCCCCGTTGGTGCCGCTGGGATTGGGTGCCGGACGTATCGGTAATTTTATTAATGCTGAATTATGGGGGCGGCCTACAAATGTGGCTTGGGGGATGGTATTTCCCAATGTGGATGATCTGTCCCGCCACCCTTCTCAGCTTTATGAATTTATACTGGAAGGCTTGGTCTTGTTTGCGCTTATGTGGTTATATTCACGCAAGCCGCGTCCAGTAGGGGCTGTATCTGGTTTGTTCCTCCTCGGCTATGGCAGCTTCCGCTTTTTTGTTGAATATACACGTAACCCAGATGACGGCATATTTGGTCTAATGAGTTTTGGTATCAGCATGGGCCAATGGCTTAGTCTGCCAATGGTGATTGTGGGGTTGGTGCTAATGGTAAAAGGACAGCGAAAATCGGCTACGGGTAAATAA
- a CDS encoding cytochrome c3 family protein, producing the protein MYCFLRLSVLLVGLIVSASSYAANAVQPLTTADDLGPKVEQPIEFPHDRHAGDAAKGGMEINCMYCHTYARRSIVAGIPPLQKCIGCHQSIESVRETPRIKKLFEYWEAKKAVPWKKVHDLPDFVRFNHERHIQRFVFAQNKPVQEACGYCHGDVKTMTVARRQKPLSMGWCVSCHQKDHPVDATSTKTTHGPNDCWQCHK; encoded by the coding sequence ATGTATTGTTTTTTACGTTTGTCCGTTCTGCTTGTTGGATTGATTGTTTCCGCTAGCAGCTATGCCGCTAATGCGGTGCAGCCCCTCACTACAGCTGACGACTTGGGTCCTAAAGTCGAGCAGCCGATTGAGTTTCCCCATGACCGTCATGCTGGTGATGCTGCAAAAGGCGGCATGGAGATAAATTGCATGTACTGTCATACTTATGCGCGCCGTAGCATTGTGGCGGGCATTCCGCCGTTGCAGAAATGTATCGGTTGCCATCAAAGCATCGAGTCGGTGCGAGAAACTCCGCGTATCAAGAAATTGTTCGAATATTGGGAAGCTAAAAAAGCAGTGCCTTGGAAAAAGGTGCATGATCTTCCTGATTTCGTGCGCTTCAACCATGAGCGTCACATCCAGCGTTTTGTTTTCGCGCAGAACAAGCCGGTACAGGAAGCTTGTGGTTATTGTCACGGCGATGTGAAGACAATGACGGTCGCGCGTCGCCAAAAGCCACTCTCCATGGGTTGGTGTGTGAGCTGTCATCAGAAAGATCACCCAGTAGATGCAACATCCACAAAGACGACTCACGGCCCGAACGACTGCTGGCAGTGTCATAAATAA
- a CDS encoding molybdopterin-containing oxidoreductase family protein yields the protein MIENSFNRRDFLKVLGWGSATVALSGCGNTSVEDGKEFVTSYVQTADYIIPSIGTYFNSTCAQCDAGCGIMGRVREGRVLKLEGNPKSSINNGKMCGLGQAGVQAHYNPDRIREPLLRNGDKGEAITWEKALGLINEKVGGVRAENVAFLTGGVSGHVKALLKNYLDALGSGHHYVYEAVAPSVMRAANKKAYGVEMPRLRMDKAKVILSFGADFLGAWISPVHFSQQYARFRKADNGKRGVLVQVESKMTLTGANADRWLVIRPGTEGIFALGLINALAAAGLSVPGDVAAVVKEYTTDRVSKDTGVPTEHIAKLAALLKERSPSLIIAGSAAEGYAHGSQNATAIALLNQVLGNVGKTVEGSSGIPFPQMAPTTGNRQALQILNDNMAQDKVKVLFSYGSNPVFTAPASMKLKENLKKVPFKVAFAHYMDETAVEADLVLPLNSALEDWGTVMPEYIADGAQLNIRQPLMEKLHPGTLGMGDILLALLKQRRPEEYKGYEDFYSYLRNAMVSNKGALGGANADDNTFWEAALSHGMVKLVGSPINISSHVSANGLVVPAPFVEDSTYPLHLIPAVSASLRDGRNANEPWLQESPDPLTTIVWDSWVEMHPKTAAKLGIVEGDIVEVASKSGAIKAQVYVFTGIHPDVISVPLGYGHEAMGRYAKGVGVNAFKILDPVFDKETGELAMHETRVKVSKAGQRVIIVKDEGPAGGNQMGRKIAVRMSSDKVNLSKEV from the coding sequence ATGATTGAAAACAGTTTTAATCGGCGAGATTTTCTGAAGGTGCTGGGGTGGGGTAGTGCGACGGTCGCGTTAAGCGGATGTGGCAATACTTCAGTTGAGGATGGGAAGGAATTTGTAACTTCCTATGTCCAGACGGCGGACTATATCATTCCTAGTATTGGCACGTATTTTAACTCGACTTGTGCGCAGTGTGATGCTGGGTGCGGCATTATGGGGCGAGTGCGAGAAGGTCGCGTGCTTAAGCTGGAAGGCAATCCAAAATCATCCATTAACAACGGCAAAATGTGCGGTTTAGGGCAGGCTGGAGTGCAGGCGCATTACAACCCAGACCGTATTCGAGAGCCACTGTTGCGCAATGGCGATAAAGGCGAAGCGATAACATGGGAAAAAGCGTTGGGGTTAATTAACGAAAAGGTTGGCGGTGTGAGAGCAGAGAATGTCGCCTTCCTGACAGGTGGCGTCAGTGGACATGTCAAAGCATTATTGAAAAATTATTTAGATGCGCTGGGTTCTGGTCATCATTACGTTTATGAGGCAGTCGCACCGTCAGTTATGCGTGCAGCTAATAAAAAGGCTTATGGTGTAGAAATGCCGCGTTTACGCATGGATAAAGCTAAGGTTATCCTTTCTTTCGGGGCAGATTTCCTTGGTGCGTGGATCTCACCGGTGCATTTCTCCCAGCAGTATGCTCGCTTCCGCAAGGCCGATAATGGTAAGCGTGGGGTGCTGGTGCAAGTTGAATCCAAGATGACATTAACTGGTGCGAATGCGGATCGTTGGTTGGTTATACGTCCTGGTACTGAAGGTATCTTCGCGCTGGGATTGATTAATGCGCTGGCAGCAGCAGGGTTGTCTGTGCCTGGTGATGTTGCTGCTGTTGTAAAAGAATACACGACAGATCGGGTAAGCAAAGATACCGGGGTGCCTACTGAGCATATAGCCAAGCTTGCAGCGCTACTGAAGGAGCGTAGCCCTAGTTTAATAATTGCTGGTAGTGCTGCTGAGGGCTATGCGCACGGTTCGCAGAATGCCACTGCTATTGCTTTGTTGAATCAAGTATTAGGCAACGTCGGTAAGACGGTAGAAGGATCGTCCGGTATACCGTTTCCACAAATGGCGCCGACTACTGGCAACCGCCAAGCGTTACAGATACTCAATGACAATATGGCGCAAGACAAGGTTAAAGTGTTATTCAGCTATGGCTCAAATCCAGTGTTCACTGCACCTGCGTCCATGAAATTGAAAGAAAACTTAAAGAAAGTACCTTTCAAAGTGGCGTTTGCTCATTACATGGATGAAACCGCAGTAGAGGCCGATTTGGTGTTGCCCTTGAATTCTGCTCTAGAGGACTGGGGAACGGTCATGCCGGAATATATTGCCGACGGTGCGCAGCTAAATATTAGGCAACCGCTGATGGAAAAGTTGCACCCCGGTACACTTGGCATGGGGGACATCCTGCTTGCCTTGCTTAAACAACGCCGACCAGAGGAATACAAAGGCTATGAAGATTTTTATTCATACTTGCGTAATGCAATGGTGTCGAATAAGGGTGCATTGGGTGGTGCGAATGCGGACGACAATACGTTTTGGGAGGCGGCTCTAAGCCATGGTATGGTGAAATTGGTGGGTTCACCTATCAATATATCCAGTCATGTATCCGCCAATGGCTTGGTGGTGCCTGCCCCGTTTGTAGAAGATAGTACGTATCCGTTGCACCTGATTCCTGCAGTGAGCGCTAGCTTACGTGATGGCCGCAATGCCAATGAACCTTGGTTGCAGGAATCACCGGATCCATTAACTACCATCGTGTGGGATAGTTGGGTGGAGATGCATCCTAAGACTGCCGCCAAATTGGGCATTGTGGAAGGCGACATTGTCGAAGTGGCTTCAAAAAGCGGTGCTATTAAGGCGCAGGTCTATGTGTTTACCGGTATTCATCCCGATGTAATTTCAGTGCCGCTGGGTTATGGTCATGAGGCGATGGGACGTTATGCAAAGGGTGTCGGTGTTAATGCCTTCAAAATTCTTGATCCTGTATTCGACAAGGAAACTGGAGAGTTGGCAATGCATGAGACGCGCGTTAAAGTCAGCAAGGCTGGGCAGCGTGTGATCATCGTTAAAGATGAAGGCCCTGCTGGTGGCAATCAGATGGGCAGAAAAATAGCGGTAAGGATGTCATCTGATAAAGTGAATCTTTCGAAGGAGGTGTAA
- a CDS encoding 4Fe-4S dicluster domain-containing protein, with protein sequence MSITNLLENWSDFRQQHPSDDRPHREYKWAMSIDLDACTGCNACSVACYAENNLPVVGKEKFAHGHSHHWIRIERYWDNDGREFADQGAQFLPMLCQHCEAAPCETVCPVGATNHTADGLNSQVYNRCVGSRYCNANCPYKARYFNWYDYPTTDNVWPEPMNQQLNPDVTVRGKGVMEKCTFCVQRLTVAKSDARSEGRSVLDGEVQTACQQVCPTGAISFGNLVDPLAKVGKQWMTQQVELNKDKQAKDTAEEAAKLRGYRILEELRTYPSVMYLEQLRESAI encoded by the coding sequence GTGTCCATTACCAACTTATTAGAAAACTGGTCTGACTTCCGCCAACAGCATCCGTCGGACGACAGGCCGCACCGGGAATACAAATGGGCGATGAGCATAGACTTGGATGCATGCACTGGCTGCAACGCCTGTAGCGTGGCATGTTATGCAGAAAACAATCTGCCCGTGGTTGGCAAGGAGAAATTTGCACATGGGCATTCTCACCATTGGATACGCATCGAACGTTACTGGGATAATGATGGCCGCGAATTTGCCGATCAGGGAGCGCAGTTTTTGCCTATGCTGTGTCAGCATTGTGAGGCTGCACCGTGCGAAACGGTTTGTCCTGTAGGCGCTACCAACCACACGGCAGATGGTCTGAACTCGCAGGTTTACAACCGTTGCGTCGGCTCACGTTACTGTAACGCGAACTGTCCATATAAGGCTCGCTACTTCAACTGGTATGACTATCCAACTACTGATAATGTGTGGCCGGAGCCGATGAATCAGCAGCTCAATCCAGACGTGACCGTGCGTGGTAAGGGTGTAATGGAAAAATGTACGTTCTGTGTGCAGCGATTGACGGTTGCCAAGAGCGACGCACGTAGCGAAGGACGAAGTGTACTTGATGGGGAAGTGCAGACTGCCTGTCAGCAAGTTTGTCCGACGGGGGCTATATCTTTTGGAAACTTGGTTGACCCATTGGCCAAGGTTGGTAAACAGTGGATGACACAACAGGTTGAGCTGAATAAGGATAAACAAGCAAAGGACACAGCAGAAGAGGCTGCCAAACTGCGTGGTTATCGCATTTTGGAAGAGTTGCGCACTTATCCGTCGGTGATGTATCTGGAGCAGTTGCGTGAAAGCGCTATTTAA
- the nrfD gene encoding NrfD/PsrC family molybdoenzyme membrane anchor subunit, which yields MGKDIREDIAWAQINKDVLKSLESPRRMYWVILFIAIAMIGVAVGSEIYQYQAGMGVSNKNNSHVWGLYIATFIFWIGMSHSGTLLSAILHLMHADWRKPIYRFAEAMTTFSLMTAGLFVLVHLGRLWMVYYVMPYPNERWVWPNFQSPLVWDMFAIATYLSSSVLFLYVGMIPDLAICRDNIHAGWRKKLYTVMSLGWEGTDRQWRNFRITYLTIACFLIPLAVSVHSIVASDFAMSNMPGWHVTSFPPYFVAGALYSGCAAIITLFIILRYVFKFEEYMTLPIMKKLVRLTFAIAMVWTYLNLIEFASVWYGHDQTAKDQLIFKATGPYAPFFWAMIFFGSILPLMLAFKRFQTHLPILFVVSILLNVGMWLERWMIIAPSFAHGHYPWTWDHDQWPSLVQWGIVFGSFGWFTLLFMVFCKVFPSVSMYEVKEMVYHRSLAMKHKPAVKGEY from the coding sequence ATGGGAAAAGATATACGCGAAGATATAGCTTGGGCACAGATTAACAAAGATGTGCTTAAGAGTTTAGAGAGTCCAAGAAGGATGTATTGGGTGATTTTATTTATCGCAATTGCCATGATAGGTGTGGCGGTGGGAAGTGAGATCTATCAGTATCAGGCCGGCATGGGTGTCTCCAATAAAAATAATTCTCATGTGTGGGGTTTGTACATCGCCACTTTCATTTTTTGGATAGGCATGAGCCATTCCGGAACTTTATTGTCAGCGATTCTGCATTTAATGCATGCTGATTGGCGTAAACCGATCTACCGTTTTGCCGAGGCAATGACAACTTTCTCGTTGATGACAGCAGGTCTGTTCGTTTTGGTGCACTTAGGTCGTTTATGGATGGTCTATTATGTAATGCCTTACCCTAACGAGCGGTGGGTGTGGCCAAACTTTCAATCGCCGCTTGTATGGGATATGTTTGCGATTGCCACCTATTTAAGTTCTTCCGTCCTTTTTCTTTATGTCGGCATGATCCCTGATCTGGCAATTTGTCGTGACAATATCCACGCGGGCTGGCGTAAGAAACTTTACACTGTGATGTCACTTGGTTGGGAAGGAACTGATCGCCAGTGGCGCAACTTCCGCATCACATATTTAACGATAGCTTGTTTCCTGATCCCGCTGGCGGTTTCTGTTCACTCCATCGTAGCTTCTGACTTTGCTATGTCGAATATGCCGGGTTGGCACGTCACGTCGTTCCCGCCATACTTTGTTGCGGGTGCCTTGTATTCCGGTTGTGCGGCGATCATCACGCTTTTTATTATTCTACGATATGTGTTCAAGTTTGAAGAGTACATGACGTTGCCTATTATGAAGAAGCTGGTACGTTTAACCTTTGCTATTGCGATGGTTTGGACTTACCTCAATCTGATCGAGTTTGCTTCCGTATGGTATGGACATGACCAGACAGCCAAGGATCAATTGATTTTTAAGGCTACTGGTCCTTATGCCCCATTCTTTTGGGCAATGATCTTCTTTGGATCTATTTTACCTTTGATGCTAGCGTTTAAACGTTTTCAGACCCACCTGCCAATATTGTTCGTAGTGTCGATATTACTCAACGTAGGTATGTGGCTGGAACGTTGGATGATTATAGCGCCGAGTTTTGCGCACGGTCACTATCCTTGGACTTGGGATCATGATCAATGGCCAAGTTTAGTGCAGTGGGGTATCGTGTTTGGTAGCTTTGGCTGGTTCACGTTGTTGTTTATGGTGTTCTGTAAGGTATTCCCTTCCGTTTCTATGTATGAAGTCAAAGAAATGGTCTATCACCGTAGTCTAGCGATGAAGCACAAACCTGCTGTGAAGGGAGAGTACTAA
- a CDS encoding DUF3341 domain-containing protein: MSQRHLLALFNDFDEAVAAIAELRAANIKGFNMDDLILKSPIEHPEVEKVLGDKPVHVQWFTLIGACMGGLLAFFLVASAQANFFSQIKGGKPIVPLPPDFVLTYEMFILGGVFITILGFLICAGLPAKRSSLYSTKVSEDQIGILVKGDESAVAIFKTIFTKHKALEIQEEAGK; this comes from the coding sequence ATGAGCCAACGTCATTTACTGGCACTGTTTAACGATTTTGATGAGGCCGTGGCTGCAATTGCCGAATTACGCGCGGCCAATATCAAGGGGTTTAACATGGACGACTTGATACTTAAGTCACCCATTGAGCATCCCGAAGTTGAAAAAGTGTTGGGCGACAAGCCAGTCCATGTGCAATGGTTTACTCTAATTGGAGCGTGCATGGGTGGTCTGCTTGCTTTTTTTCTTGTTGCGAGCGCACAGGCCAACTTCTTTTCTCAAATTAAGGGTGGCAAACCAATTGTGCCATTGCCGCCTGATTTCGTGTTGACTTATGAAATGTTCATTCTTGGGGGTGTATTTATCACCATCCTTGGTTTCTTAATTTGCGCAGGCTTGCCAGCTAAGCGGTCATCCTTATATAGCACCAAAGTTTCGGAAGACCAAATTGGTATTTTGGTGAAAGGGGACGAGTCGGCAGTAGCTATTTTTAAGACGATTTTTACCAAGCATAAGGCACTTGAGATTCAGGAAGAGGCGGGAAAATGA
- a CDS encoding c-type cytochrome: MANQISIKPQESADLKNPGMRPYPKHSVPIPGVSSLVKDMGASEKQLNPIPADDKSVALGGKLFQIYCTPCHGYSGKGDGLVGAKLLLKPFDLTAEQTKGRSDGFIWGYMTFGGAVMPSYANDLSATERWNVINYVRKVLQNGQSAVAVTPTAK, encoded by the coding sequence ATGGCGAACCAGATTAGTATTAAACCACAGGAAAGTGCGGATTTGAAAAATCCTGGAATGAGGCCATATCCAAAACATTCAGTTCCAATTCCTGGTGTGTCATCTCTGGTGAAGGACATGGGCGCGTCAGAAAAGCAATTAAATCCGATTCCAGCAGATGACAAATCAGTGGCCCTTGGCGGGAAATTGTTTCAAATTTATTGCACTCCTTGTCACGGATATTCTGGCAAAGGCGATGGACTAGTTGGAGCGAAATTATTATTAAAGCCATTTGATTTGACAGCTGAACAAACAAAAGGGCGGTCTGATGGTTTCATTTGGGGCTATATGACATTCGGTGGTGCGGTCATGCCATCGTATGCTAATGATCTGTCAGCTACTGAACGCTGGAATGTAATCAACTATGTGCGCAAGGTGCTGCAAAATGGGCAATCTGCCGTGGCAGTAACGCCTACAGCCAAATAA
- a CDS encoding glutathione S-transferase N-terminal domain-containing protein, whose product MMTLYSGTTDPFSQRCRIVLYEKGMDFQIIDVDVFNKPEDLMIMNPYNMVPVLVERDLVLYESNIINEYIDERFPHPQLMPADPVMRARARLFLHRFESEMFCNIGALESGVQKTADKARLSVRDSLTQIAPIFAKQKFMLNDEYTMLDVAIAPLLWRLDYYDIQLAKEAAPLMKYAERLFSRPAYIEAMTAAEKAMRK is encoded by the coding sequence ATGATGACGCTTTACTCGGGAACAACAGACCCGTTCAGTCAGCGCTGCCGTATTGTGTTGTATGAAAAAGGGATGGATTTTCAGATCATTGATGTCGACGTGTTCAACAAACCCGAAGATCTCATGATAATGAATCCATATAATATGGTACCAGTGCTGGTAGAGCGAGATTTGGTTTTGTATGAATCCAATATCATCAACGAATATATTGATGAACGATTTCCGCATCCGCAATTGATGCCTGCCGATCCTGTAATGCGTGCGCGCGCCAGATTATTTTTACATCGCTTTGAGAGTGAGATGTTTTGTAATATTGGTGCGCTGGAAAGTGGAGTGCAAAAGACCGCAGATAAGGCACGTCTGTCAGTACGCGACAGTCTGACCCAAATTGCCCCGATTTTTGCCAAACAAAAATTTATGCTGAATGATGAATATACCATGCTTGACGTGGCAATCGCCCCATTACTATGGCGCCTGGATTATTACGATATTCAACTTGCCAAGGAGGCTGCGCCGCTGATGAAATATGCTGAACGACTGTTTTCGCGTCCGGCCTATATTGAAGCGATGACGGCAGCCGAAAAAGCGATGCGGAAGTGA
- a CDS encoding ClpXP protease specificity-enhancing factor, which translates to MKEFSTKPYLIRAIYDWCSDSALTPYLAVKVNEQTRVPKAYVKDGEIVINLSMDAVRNLHIGNEEITCGGRFGGVSHGLVVPIDAVIGIFAKETGQGLVFQGNDSIPTLPTDNGSATSPDKPTLPGKPRLRVVK; encoded by the coding sequence GTGAAGGAGTTTTCCACAAAGCCATATTTGATACGTGCGATTTACGATTGGTGCTCCGACAGTGCTTTAACTCCTTATTTGGCAGTGAAAGTGAATGAACAAACGCGAGTGCCGAAAGCTTATGTTAAGGATGGCGAGATCGTGATTAACCTTAGCATGGATGCAGTGCGTAACCTGCATATTGGTAATGAAGAGATTACCTGCGGTGGGCGCTTTGGGGGTGTGTCGCATGGACTGGTCGTGCCGATAGATGCGGTGATTGGTATTTTTGCTAAGGAGACTGGACAAGGGCTGGTTTTTCAGGGAAATGACTCCATACCGACACTTCCAACGGATAATGGTAGTGCGACTTCGCCAGATAAACCTACGCTTCCTGGAAAACCGCGACTTAGAGTAGTGAAATAA